Below is a window of Enterobacter kobei DNA.
CTCCCGCCGCTTTTCGCGGTACGCTGAACGCCTTTTTTACGGCGAACAATATCGCGATCATTGGCGGGCTGGCCACCAGCGGTATTCTGACCCTTTCCACCGTCAAGCTGGTGATTTTCTGTATCCCGACCATGATCCTCGGCGCACTGGTCGGCCAGTACGTTCACAAGCGGATTTCGGTGAAGGTGTTTCGCCTGATGGTATTTTTATTGTTGATTGCTTCAGGCGCGATGCTGATAAAAGGGGCAACCGGGATCTCTGCCGCAAGCGCCCTGCTTCCGGCGTTTGGGTTGCTGGCGGTTCTGCAACTGGCGTTTGGGCGGAAAGTCGCGGCGATACGCGCCGCGGATGAAGCGCAGAAAGCGCAATAATCAACAAGCGCACCGAAGAGTGTAATTAAATAAGGATATTCTAAAGCTCGATAAACACCCTTATGGGTAATATCTATAAGGGTGTTTACTTTTAGCGCTTTTTAATTAATGCTGTCAAATATATTAACATTGCGACTATTAATAGTGATGATACACATATAGATAAAAAGTAATACTTATCCCACGTATCCCCAGGTATAACGCCCGTGTACATTCGAATGAAGCTATACACTTTAACCTCTGGCATCATCACATACATCAGTACTAACACCACTGTAAACAGCAATGCTTCTCCAACCCATAGTAGTGCGTATTGTAGTGGCTTCATTAGTATACCTGTATTGTACCAAACACTGTTAATGAGGCTGTTACCTGGATTGTGGGTGTACTGAGTAAAAAATTACGTAACAACATAAAATCGGATAAGCGAGGTAGAGTAATACAACCTTCACTAACCCCTTTATATCCTGCCGGATGTAGCCTAAAGTGCCCTCTCTCCACCTGATCAATAAATGTTAGATCATCAATCTGTGAATCTTGTCTGTATAGAGCAAACCATAGTGATCTATCCGAACCAGAAGCAAACGACGCAAAAGCATCCCTTAACGCTGTAAGTAAGCCACCAGTCCCACGCGTAACTATATAATACACTCCTGGAGGTAGCGGGCCGATTGATGGGATGGCTATATCATTAGCATTGTTACGTGATGAACCTGTACCAGAATAGGCAGGAAAAAAACCAATGCCAGGGCAACTGAGATTACTCAGCTGATTGCCATTCAGATAGAAAGTGCACTGAATCATCGCTCATTCCAGCTATCTGAGAAAATAATATTACCATCACAGTGTTTCCATGTAATTTTCTCATAACGTAATGAAACGCTCTCTAAGTGATTATGCTTTTCGGTAGCTGGATTTTTGCAATCATGCATCAATGGGCAAATAGAGATTACTTTAACGTTTTCCAGCAACATATTAAAGTATTCTTCCTCTTGCCCGCCATAATTAATTTTATACCATTTAATCTCCACTGTTTTTAGTGTTTTCCCTTGAGCTACAGCCTTATAAATATATGGACTAGAAGAATCAAATTCTTTTTGAAACGTTAATGGAGCATGTAATCGCGTTCCAGTGATGTTACCTGTGCTGTTATCAGTAGGTAAATGTAATCCATGACTAAAACCGAGGACTTCAATACTCCCTTCACGATCTTTAACATCAACCGCACCCTTGATATCTGCACCGCCATCGTCTTTCATCCATAAGTATGCCGGAATTGCCATTTTTAAACGTCCTTTTTGCAGTTATTAATTCATACGACATTATAAAAAGGACCTATATATTAGAAATTGATAAATTCCGAAAATCGTTGGGCTTTATAATTAAAAAATAAAGCCTATACGATTAATTACCCTGAAACGCACCTTCGGTGCGCCTGTTACATCTCATCGTCCGGCGAGGCGAGGATCAGTTCAATCTGCTTATTCTTCAGCAGGCTATGCAGCGCCTGCGGTGGGGCTTTGTCGGTGAACAGTGCGGTGGCCTGAGTGACGTTGCCGATCTCCACGGCGGCGGAGGCGGTGAATTTGGTGTGATCCACCGCCACCAGGATTTGCCGGGAGTGGGCCATCATGGTGCGGGCGACGCTGGCTTCATTGACGTCAAATTCCAGCAGCGTGCCGT
It encodes the following:
- a CDS encoding DUF2778 domain-containing protein is translated as MIQCTFYLNGNQLSNLSCPGIGFFPAYSGTGSSRNNANDIAIPSIGPLPPGVYYIVTRGTGGLLTALRDAFASFASGSDRSLWFALYRQDSQIDDLTFIDQVERGHFRLHPAGYKGVSEGCITLPRLSDFMLLRNFLLSTPTIQVTASLTVFGTIQVY
- a CDS encoding Hcp family type VI secretion system effector, yielding MAIPAYLWMKDDGGADIKGAVDVKDREGSIEVLGFSHGLHLPTDNSTGNITGTRLHAPLTFQKEFDSSSPYIYKAVAQGKTLKTVEIKWYKINYGGQEEEYFNMLLENVKVISICPLMHDCKNPATEKHNHLESVSLRYEKITWKHCDGNIIFSDSWNER